Within the Pseudorasbora parva isolate DD20220531a chromosome 20, ASM2467924v1, whole genome shotgun sequence genome, the region atgttgtattacaatagtgttctcattaatgctGTGTAATAGCCTATGACAGTCCCACtcatagtcattattagctgtgcattgctgttggagctgcacactgaagctgatcaccgccacgcttttactaccgctcgcctctaacgttaattattaaccaaatgcatccttatgagataaatctgctatagataggcctgcacaaaataaacacaatattacaacttacatttgtacaaaacaaaaggctgcggATGCACATGCAGacttgcagtcatgatgaaggaatggtcccaaatagaactcgggcacgctcgcatcatttttcctcccgtttcgcGTTTGAGccgcacgcacgcgcatgaccctgattaatcgatgatcgataagtcttatcgatcaaatgtcttatcgacaattaatcgatcatcgattaatcgttgacatccctaatatattatatattatatatatatatatatatatatatattattacataattaataataacttaaatataatttataacaaCTTTTgtgataaaaaatattatattaaaagtgTTTGTATATTTACCTGATTAAATTTTaagtattttatataatttaaaataaatgtatatgtaataataacaatgataaagtcattatattaatattacacatacacacacatacacacaaactaaaaataaatagtatataaatgtaatgataaagTATTACATTAAAAGTATATTGGATTTATAATTACATGAGCAGGAAGCCCCAGTAAAATGACAGTAAACCACAGCTCTGACTAACTTTTGAAGTGTTCAGTCTGAGGGAGACACAGAAGGTTTGTACCTGTTTGAGGTCTTTATGAGCTGGAATCTCCATCAGTTCCATCTGCTGCTCTTCAGCTTGTGTCATGAACGCCTCCTTGATGTCTTCTGTACTGCACTTCTCCATGGGCACCGGCACTACCTGAGGAAGACGAAGAAGAAAAGTTTCCGTCCGTTAAACCCATTATCCACTGCTTGCTCATAACTTTATGAAATTATGGATTTGGTCATCATTGGGAACAGGTCCCTCAGAAATGATTACTCGTCAATGCAGACAGATTATTTATCCACTCAGACTTAAACTGATGAAATGATGTTAGAGTCTGTGATTGGTGGAAGGTGGGGTGTCTCTCCACACTCTCCAATGAGTGCACCAGACTCTTTTTCATATATGTGGTGCTGTTTAGACTGACCTGGGATCTGTACAGATCAGTCTGTTCAAGAAGACACCACAATCTCATTATGAATGACACAATATTTTGTATGGACCTGTAGTTGAAGGTGCTGGCTGCGGTAGTTCCTCTCAAACAAGACACACCGTTGGCCTCTGCTTTTACAGAACTTCTTGACGGCGATCTTATATTTCTCCATCTCTTCAACCACCTCTGATGCCATATCCACCACTGACTGGTAATGTCCGATGGGCAGCAGGAGAACGTGGTAAGGAGTAAGACCACCCTTAGCAAGAGCCATGTAACACTGGAAATAGAATACTGACATTAGACCAACATGAAAAAGCAACAGGTTTCTGACAATGGGGTGCTGAAAACATATTTTGTGGACTCACGTGTGTTCCAATGCTTATAACCAAGTGCTTCTCGACTTCAGGACTTGCAAGGCAGAACCAACAGGGTCCAGTGGGCTGTGCTGTTATTAGAGTAGAAATTGAGGGCTGTGTCAGGAGCAGCAGGCAATTAAAATCAAATCCTCCCCAAGAGTTGAAATTAGTTCTGTTGAGTATTTCTAAATGAGTATTAAAAATAGTCCAGTTTGATCCATTAGACCACCTCTGAATGGAAAGAGTGCTGGTGAATGGACTCACGGGGCCTTCTGGGCTGTTTGGGCTGATTGGGTCGGTCCCCATCCGATTGCCTCTTCCTGCCATGTTGATGTTGCTGGTGATGTGGCTTCTTCTGCCCCAGATCAAAAAAGAACTGGGATGCTGGTTCCTCCTGATCAAAAAGAAGTATAAATGATCTTTTGGCCAAGAGAAGGTATACTACAGTTCTTGTTTTTTATGGAAGTAACTTTTACgacacttttattcagcaaggatgcattaaattaatcaaaataacagttaagaaatgtaatcaaagaaaaaaaaatctctttccacaaaatatattaagcagcaaaaactttttcaacattgacctggtaaacccagcctaatctgccggcgatttgatttcgcatGGCAACTCTATAAATTAATTTCTGCAATTAATACTGCTTCTGTTatacttttgcaggaaccagtCAGACTAGCTTATCCACCTATCaagctattggtgggtttaacacaatgaaagatagagaagcgatgagtcgttgcctgttgatcatgcctcttgtggtctgattggttgaaggactatccaatcgcgtatagttatttgaaaaatgccagttgatcatgcctcttgtgtagtagaaaatacagagcagactctccAGACCAatgttttaaattgagctttgtctggtgatagccagaaaacaccaaatcagcatttcagaatgatttctgaaggatcatgtgacagaagactggagtaatgctgctgaaaattcagctttaccatcacaatattactgtttttactggaTTTTTGATATTGAAGCATAAGTGGCTCCAAACTTGAGCAACATTCATCATCTGTGCTAATTCTATTGATAAGCAAacgttaaaaaaaactgtacacAAACCTCTGTAACTGTCAAAGACGGTGGCGGTCTATCTTTCTTCCCATCTTTCGTAGGTTTCCTGTAGGGATTTTCTGTGACATCCTGAGGTTGTTTGACTAACTCTGCGGGGTCCATGGTTTTCATTGGGACAATGTTGAATGCATACAAGTACTGAGAGAGAAGACAAACTGTACAGTTAAACCATTAATTAATTCTCCATGTGCCACAGGTCTTCATTAAAAATTAAGTATTATATAGGGATGCACagatattaaaattaattttcttCATGTTAAGACAGATATTAAAATCTGACAATTTtgtcaaaatttaaattaattgtttaaatTCTACAAGTGAACTCAGGcataataacattataatattatgcAGTATGAAAAATGGATGTTTATATTTGCTATTTAACAGTGTTATTAAAGATTAAGATTAAGGAATAACTCcgaagctattttattgatttaaataaaaatattttttttatatatatactcttactaagaaataaaacaagttgaagtactaaaatgactaaaaactgaaataaaactaaaattgaatacaaattttaaaaactaataaaaatgccAAAGCACAACAAATTTACTAAAACTAAAGCGATCATTTTTAAATACTATaattgtatataaataaaaatatggtacAATTATACTGACTTAAAGTCAGTGTTAGATGATGGCAAAAGtaaatttaaaattataaaaacttATGTGTCATATCTAATAAtatcagtcttttttttttatcacacgcacacaaattacacaaaaaaaaacaacacaaaaacaccTTCTTCTTGGCAGGATTGTTGACTTTTGCCAGGGCAATGAATCTGCTGACATGCTGAGCATTCTCTTGAAGGACCACATGATTCCTGTaaaattatacacatttgataAGACAAACAGCATCTGAAAAGAGTAAAACATTTCCTGATACTGTAATAGCACACCTGTAGGGCAGCCTCTCATAATGGACCCCTTCCAGTCCCGCAAAATGGTAGCGGGGCTTCAGCTTGTCACCGAGATCTGCGACGGTCGAAACCCCACAATACTTTGTGTCAATTTCCTGCAAAAGTGGAAGAAATTAAATGACTCTAAAGCATACAATGAGGAAATACctacaaaatgtattaaacGAACAGAACAAATCACTGACGGGATTGTTTCCGTACTGCCACACGCCTCTGGGCCACTGCGAGGTCAGGAGAATGTCCACTCCTCGAAATTTGGAGTTCGACAGCATAGGAGCCGCCAGGGCACTGATGTCTTTACGGGTAAAGCAGTGGGAGGGTGCAGGTTCCTGTTGTGATTCTCTGCCACTGACATAGGCGATCTGAAGCCCAGATGCGCCCGTGAAAATGCCCCTTCGACCTAGGAAACAAGGGTAAACTGAAGTTGACAACCCTGAACCcaaaatatacatatacattataAGCTAACCGAAAACTGGCACAACATGATCTCTAAAGATGAGGGTAGATCCCTCTTACCCAAACATGTGATGTTTTCAGCCAACTCGCAGCCATCAGAGTTTGGGAAATACTTCACAGTCTCTTGGCTGGCTGCGCCGAGAATATACGTGTGAATTGGTGCTGGGGGTTTAGAAAGAGTACTGTTTAATTCAGACACATTTGTTTGGTTTGATTAaagcaatacatttttaagatatACAAGGAAATCATACCCTTTTTTGCACCAGATTTGTATGCTTCCCATTCTGATTCAGCTTCAGGtgtgtttccaaaaaagtcccCAACACACAGCAGCAGCTTGGAAAACAAGAGTTAGTTAAACCCACAACTCTATCAAATGTTTATCGCTTTAAAACAAGACACGTGCAGACTCACATCAAATTGCCCGCTCTTTTTCTGAATAGCGTTCACCCGGTTGAACAAAGCATTTATTCTTCCTTCAACGTCACCACATGCAAGACTGAGAGGGAATGAAACATAAAATCAGCGTGAAAACAAAACGTGCGTTTAGTACATGGAACGTTCAAATATACCTCACCCTACGCTGTTAATTATGACTGTAAATTACTCATTGTGCAAGCTAACATTCACATATACCGGTTTTTTTGTTAACTCAAAAGCTAAACTTACACTCGTAAAGGCTTGTCTTCCATACCGAAAATATATAGATATTTCTTAAagactcttaaaaataatgacGCTTGTGTCCGAGCATTGGCGTTCAATTGTGTGCGTTGACAAAATAAACCCTGTCGTAACAGGGAGCAAATTATTTCGACCGCTCATTCACGAAACATACATCTGAAGGTGAAACTTTATGATTTTTGGAGCTATAAATTATTatgtaaattagaaaaaaaacaccacatatAAAGTAAAGAATTTGTAAAAACGAGaaaaagtatattacaaacCTAAACGAACATCAAGTTTCTCTCCGGAAGAAATCCCAGAGTGACACAATAAAAGCTTATCAAACGCTTCAACCATGCGCACGTTATTCGCAATGTGTTTTTCAGCGAGGACCACTTTATAGTTTAATTTTATCggtttaattaaatatttattatgtatagaGCCAAACCAAATAAAATATGTGCTGTATgctattatataatattttgatgtagagttaaaaaaaacataccgCTGCGCAAAACAGGGGCGAGTAGTACACAACGTGACGCAACACAAACCACCAGACCAAAACAGGAACTGATTTGCATTTGAAATCCCGAAGTGTACAAtgtaataaaagaaaataaactgCCATATTATTTATACAACGACAGAGTTTTCTGCCTATAAGAACTGCGTTTAAACAAGTGCCAATATAGCGGTCACAAATGCTCATTAGCTGACTGTATATAAGAGCCAAATTAAACATATTAAGCAGAAGAATTTAAAGCACCATTCCTTTGCAAAACCATCCGCTTGTTTGCTTCTGCAGTTGTAGACCTTGTTTGCAAATGACGCGATTGTTTATGAGATATATGCATGCACATGAGCAGACTCGGATTCTATGCGCTGAATATTTCCATATATAGGCGTTTGGCATCGAAGGATGAGAAAGCGTCTCTAATCACAGATGAATAACAGCCGCTGATCCCAGAACAGCAGACATGACATCCCCCGAAAAGATTATAGAGATCGTGATGGATGACAAAACGTACAATGTGAGTAAAAGCAAACTGATTGAGAAGAGCGATTACTTCCGCGCGCTGTACAGCTCAGGGATGCGCGAGTCTGCGGAGGACTCGGTGCAGCTGCGGGGACTGAGCACGCCGGGGCTTGAGCTGGTGCTGGAGTTCATCAACACCTCCAAAGTTCAGGTGGCCAACGAGACCCTGGAGGACCTGTTCGAAACCGCGTCTTTTCTGCAAGTAACTTCCATCTTAAAACTGCTCCTCTCGGAAATCAGGCAGGAGAACTGCGTCGAGCTCTTCAAGCTCTCTGAAATCTACGGGATGCATGATCTCAGAAAGGCTTGCATGAAATTCATGAGCTGCTATTATCATCCCATGCTGCGCAGGCCGGAGTTCAGGATGTTGCCAGCTGCTCTGCGGGATCAGATCCGAGATATGCGCATGAAAGGCACGGCCACTTTAGTAGCAATAGGGGATTTTACTGACACCTGTCTGGATCTGGCAAATCAGGACGAGCCGTGGTCCATGTTGAGGTATAGTGAGCTAGAACAACGCTGGAAACCTTTAGCCAACAATCTTCCCCCCGACATGATCAATGTCCGAGGTTACGGATCTGCTGTGCTGGACAACTACTTGTTTATTGTTGGTGGATACAGAATGACAAGTCAGGAGATCTCGGTGGCCCACTGCTACAACCCCTGCAAGAACGAGTGGAACCATGTGGCACCTTTGAACCAGAAGAGGTACAATTCACTTATGATGTGTCTAGTTATCTGTGGTTTGTCTAGTGCAAGGGGGTCAGAAATTGCTCTTTTTGTGTCCAGGTCAAACTTCAAGCTCCTGGCTGTGAGTGGGAAGCTGTATGCGGTTGGAGGTCATTGTCTGGGGACGGTAGAGTGCTACAGTCCCGAGCAGGACTGGTGGACGTGTGTGGCGTCTCTGCCTGATCCTCTCGCTGAGTTCTCTGCCTGTGAGTGTCAGGGCATGATCTACGTCATGGGCGGTTATACCTCTAGAGGTGTGTTTTACTGTCTGAGAGATGGGTTCattcacatgcacacacactaaCAGGCATTAGACTGTATTTACGTTATTTTACACAATCATTAGTACTTTGAACAATGTGTGTTATTCTGAACAAAAAAAAGCTTGTCTTTacttcaccccccccccccccccccctgtttTCGCTGATGTCGTCAAGCCCTTATTTTTTAACTAGATactaatcaggcataacattatgacacaAGTAAAGTGAACAACACTGATTacctcttcatcatggcacctgggtgaaaaatgggcaagcataaggatttgagcgagtttgacaagggccaaattgtggtcagtatctatcaaaagtggtcaaaGAAAGTAGTAGTGGTGAACCGGGGaaagggtcatgggtggccaaggctcattgatgcatgtggggagcgaaggctggcccgtttgatccgatcaaacagacgagctactgcaGCTCAAATTGCTCATGAAGTtattgctggttctgatagaaaggtgtcagaatacacagtgcatcgcagtgtGTTGCATATGGGTTGCATAaacacagaccagtcagggtgtccatgctgacccctgtccactgccaaaAGTGTAaacagtgggcacatgagcaccagaactggaccacagagcaatggaaaaaGGTGACCTGGGGTCCGTTgatacatctgagatgatttgacagatcccagatcttctaATTGTGatactgatctctggctaatttatatatatatatatatatatatatatatatatatatatatatatatatatatatatatggaaccATGTGGCACCTTTGAACCAGAAGAGGTACAATTCACTTATGATGTGTCTAGTTATCTGTGGTTTGTCTAGTGCAAGGGGGTCAGAGATTGCTCTTTTTGTGTATATAATTTTAGTATTGGTATAAGATTACTCACTTTAAGTGAGTGTTAGATTATCACAAGTGTATCTTtctgggttagttcacccaaaaatgaaatttatgtcattaatgactcaccctaatgcgtTCCACATCCGTAAGACCTCCCTTCATCTTCGAGACACactttatatttagtccgagagcgtatccaagtgtatgcacactatactgtccatgtccagaaagggaataaaaacatcatcaaagtagtccatatgtgacatcagttagttaattggaatctcttgaagcatcgaaaatacattttggtccaaaaatagcaaaaactacgactttattcagcattgtcttctcttccgcgtttgttttcaaacctcaaataaagattcaaacgttcatgaatcagcgaattgattcaagattcggatcgccagtgtcacatcatttcaacagtttgacacgcgatccaaactgattcatgaccgttttaatctttatttgaggtttgaaaacaaacgcggaagggaagacaatgctgaataaagtcgtagtttgttatttttggaccaaaatgtatttttgatgcttcaagagattctacctaactaactgatgtcacatatggactactttgattatgtttttattcccttactggacatggacagtatagtttGCATACAcctggatacgctctcggactaaatctaaaatatcttaaactgtgttcttaAGAGGTCTTAATGGtgaggaacaacattagggtgagtcattaataggGGTTGAATGACTTTCATTTTTTAAtgacaattttcttttttgggtgaactaaccctttaaagcaaaAATATGAGAAATCAGAATAAAAATTATTCTGAAttatttcaatatatatattgatataaaaatattatattataatataaaatttataatatatatagatataatatcattaaataaaattgaaaccatcagaaaaaatacacaaaaaaagttacacaaaaGTTGTATTTAATGGTACATTGCAGTCTTCTCAGAGAGATTCCGTCATCTGAGTTTTTCTCCTAACATCTGACAGATAGAAACACCAGCGTGCTGCGCTACTGCCCCACATCAGACACGTGGTCCGTCTTCCATTCCTGTTCGGCTCACGTGCGCAAGCAGCAGATGCTCTCAGTGGAAGACACCATCTATCTAGTGGGCGGCTACACACATGAGCTAGAACCCGCAGAAATGGGACGGCGGAGGCTAAACCAGACGGAGGACATGCTGACAGTACAGTCCTACAATGTGCAGACGGGAGAATTGTTGCAACTCAAGGAGAACACGTCCAAGTCGGGCTTGAACCTCACCTGCACGCTGCACAACGACGGCATCTATATCATGAGCAGAGATGTCAGCCTTCCCACCAGCCTGGAGCACCGCGTCTTCCTCAAATACAACATTTTTTCAGATGCCTGGGAGGCGTTCAGACGTTTCCCTGCTCTGGGACAGAACATGCTGCTTTGCTCACTCTACCTGCCCAATGTCCTCTGAGCCAGAACACAGATTCTATTATAGCGAGCCCAGTCAAGGATCACCACACCGGATCAGCCAGCACAAAGAGCCTGCTGGAGATATTAAAGCGATAGTTTAGCCAAAGATGAACATTCGTCgtcattttctcaccctcatggtCTTCCAAAAACAAATGGCTTGAACATTCTTGCTTATGTCCACCAAAGCTTtgtaatgacatgagggtaaagAAATGActgaatgtttatttattttcatttgggTAAAATAGGCCTACTTCTAAATAGAAGTCAATAGTTTGAAGTAAAGTAAAAAAGACTCAATACTTAATATCTCCATCAGAAGTTCTGTTAAGGTGCCTTTGTATTAAAAATCAGTTTtaatatattcaataaatatataattttatttatcttGGCAAAGAGAGAGTACACTACTAGAGTTGCACCAAACATGTTCAATCTACATAGAATCTACTATTTCAAATGCATGTACAGGATCTTAATGATATAAAACATGACATATATTACTACTAATATACAGATGCACAAGTGAAGGCTTCAGATTTATAGATCCTGCAGATTACAAGCGGATTCAAATAAGGCCTCGAATGAGACATAAAAGAGGTAGTTCGCTCAAAAATTAAAATCCcatcatcctttactcacccttatttcgttcaaaacctgtatgaatGTCTTATTTTATTTGGTCCATAAAGTGAATGTCAGTGGGGTCCAATATTATTTTGGATTCCATTATCTTCATTATACGGACAAAAATAGTACAAATATTTAAtgatcttattttgtgttttgcagAAGAAAGGGTGAGCGATTTTTGGGTGAGCTGTGTCTTTAAGATCCAAAGTGCCAGACTAAATGGTGAATGTTGTACTGAACTGTCTGTGCCTGACAAGTTGTTGATTTTTGACTTAATACTACTCTTAATTTAATAGTTTTATTCCAAATACTGCATATCTGGAGAAGTGTCttaaaatgtgctgcacatatgAAGCACAAATACATAAGCGCCTGACCTAAATCGCTGTGAtgtatttttgcattttgttgAGTGAGATGACCAGCTGCGATATTAACGTGAAagaaaattacattatttttttttattacatttttttatttcaagagTTAAGGACTTTATACTTATGTTCCATTTACTTTTGGTTTCGTAACATTTTGATTCTTTTTCATATGTTGAGCCAAAATGGATGATGGTTTTGTTGAACATTCCCAAGTTGCCTTGAAAATGTAAAGGTTgtaagttaaaaaataaaatgttcagaGAAGCAAATAAAAGGCTTTATATTGCTTGTTTCTTTTTGTGTCTTGGATTTGGCAGATGTCATAGTGTCACTTGTCCTTAGTGAGGTCACCTTCTGTCCTCACAGAGGAAGTCTGTGTGTAATCGGCTGTCCATCATACACACACTGCAGCGTCCTATATCATACCAGCTGTGTCATCATTACAGCAAATGGCTTGCATCAGATTAATTCATCGCCTTTCAACCGAATCGTTGATTATACTTCTTGCCCTTCATTCACTGTCTTGGCATACGTACAGTGGATTATATCCTGTGTTTCATAGCATGTGTATGTCCTAGCACGACTCTGGTCACTGGGTCTTTTGGGTGTTGAGCAGATGTCCCAGCAAAGACAAGCCACCTGTAAGAGGGGAGGATGATGGGGCAGCGGAAAGGGGTAATCATCCGTTGGTTAAGCAAAATAGCTTTAAAAGTTTATGAACCATTAATTCATTCTTAATACTGTGTGTTGTTACCTGAATCACCACGgctggtttttgttttgtgatggttgttcatgCGTCCCTTGTTTGTCTTGATCAGTTAAACTGTCCAaagttcttcagaaaaatcctccaggtTCTGCAGTTTTCCGGCagattttgcatatttgaaccctctccagcagtgactgtatgattttgagatccatcttttcacactgaggacaatTGAGGGACTCAGACACAACTATTTAATAAGATtcaacattcactgatgctccagaagtAAGCAATGCATTAAGAGCCGGGGGTGAAAACTTTTTGAATTTGAAAATCAAGGTAAATTGTATGAATTTGTCTTCCGGGAAACATGCAAGTATCCCCTGTTGGTTCTGAAGGGCAGtactaaatgaaaatgtttttttatatttaaacaaaataaggaAATAAGAAAACTGTATAAAGTGTGTAAAACAAGTTATCAAAATGCTGatagaaattaatttgtaaGCAAGTGCCTAGAAGATTCTAGATGACAATTTGTTTCTATGACAACAGACTCCAAAAGCATCAGCAGAGCTCTATTAATATGATTGACAGTTTTATCCGAATGTTTTGGAATTGTACTGCATGCATGCAGATGAGGAAAGGAAACCGAAGAGACACTCATTATGTAtatttgaacacacacaaacatacatatatatatttgagaaatatttgcatgtatatactgtatatacatataaattatatatatatatatatttttttttttttttattatttttttttttttttacatttgtgtgtgtatttatatatacacaattaTACCCAGtacacacatattatgtaaaaacttttgtttattataaacgtttatcttttataatattttattaattatataatattaattatataattatattataaattttTTTGCCATTACAATATTAAGAATTGGGGGGACTTATTTTctatatgctttttttttttttgcattttattttaaaggggaaAATAAGACTTCTTGACAAGCATTATGACATTTATCCTGCCATAGTCAATCTGtttatgaaaaaatatcaaaatcgTTCTACTGAGACTTCCTTGGTCCTAGTTGTCATTTTTGCAAGAATATAACCACTTGGTGGCGCAACAGCTTAATTCTTTacttaatatatattttcaccacacacacagttctgCTATTCGTTAAAACTGCACATAATGCAAATGCAGATTATTTGAATGTTTAAGTGTTAAAACAACTAAGATCATAAATCCcaataaaaacatgaaaaacataTCCCGCACTCAGATACAGAACAGGCAGCAAAGAGCAGCGATTCTTCTGTATTACAGTGACCTCTTTTCACATAGCCAGCAGCGTGATTTGTACTGGTTGGGAATTGGGGGGTTGAGTGAGGGGGGTGTGACTTTTACTGATTTTCTCTTGTACACCATGTGGCCAAACGATAACATCTCCAGCAAATcagagctgaagaaagaaatgagGCCTTGCATGGTCCTTTAATGTGTCACTGCTATAGTGAGCTGACTCTGATGGATCGCAGGTCTCAAGCTGAAAGAAATGCAGCAGAAACAGCTTGTTCTGCCTCGACGACTGATTTAACAAGTCACATCTGCTCTGTTATAACACTCGGCCTCTCGCAATTCTCAATGTAATTTCAGCTCTGTTTTGAATAACACCAATTAATCAGACTGGTGAAGTCTAAATCAGAATAAATCTGTTCATTTAAATGCTGAATCACAGTGGTgaagtttttttaaataaaagctcGAAAGTAAAGCCTTGATACTCTATCCTGAGTCATTCTATATAGTACcacttgaaaaaaataattggcTGCAATCTTTATCTCTGGCTGACCTCATGTCAGTGAAGCAAACCACACAGATCATTGAAAATGTCAACCATGTCACTGTTTGTTCCAAAATATTAACAGACGTCTGCACATCTTCTCTCCTCAACGGGACTTTACACATACATTATTTCAGGGCAAAGACCACTGGATGGACAAAGAGATGGAGCAGGATCTGTGTAAAACTCGACTGTTGCCTGGCATGCACATAGTAGCatattaatgtatttacacaCTTTACGATGTTTACATTACAAAGCCATTAAaatggttattattattaatattaatgtacaGAGAAATTTGACCTAATACATTTGGGACAATGCCTTGGTGTGTAGCCTATGTGTGacactggaccacaaaaccagtcattaGGGTCAATTTTTTGACAGTGAGGCGTATACAACATCTGAAAGCGGAATAAAT harbors:
- the cwf19l1 gene encoding CWF19-like protein 1 isoform X2, with product MEDKPLRVLACGDVEGRINALFNRVNAIQKKSGQFDLLLCVGDFFGNTPEAESEWEAYKSGAKKAPIHTYILGAASQETVKYFPNSDGCELAENITCLGRRGIFTGASGLQIAYVSGRESQQEPAPSHCFTRKDISALAAPMLSNSKFRGVDILLTSQWPRGVWQYGNNPEIDTKYCGVSTVADLGDKLKPRYHFAGLEGVHYERLPYRNHVVLQENAQHVSRFIALAKVNNPAKKKYLYAFNIVPMKTMDPAELVKQPQDVTENPYRKPTKDGKKDRPPPSLTVTEEEPASQFFFDLGQKKPHHQQHQHGRKRQSDGDRPNQPKQPRRPPQPTGPCWFCLASPEVEKHLVISIGTHCYMALAKGGLTPYHVLLLPIGHYQSVVDMASEVVEEMEKYKIAVKKFCKSRGQRCVLFERNYRSQHLQLQVVPVPMEKCSTEDIKEAFMTQAEEQQMELMEIPAHKDLKQIAPPGTPYFYVELDTGEKLFYRIKKNFPLQFGREVLASEVVLNIPMRADWRECKCTKEEEEDQAKQVRSDFVPFDFALDD
- the cwf19l1 gene encoding CWF19-like protein 1 isoform X1 — encoded protein: MNSSTSSSPGVLSPRSCTESSADSRIPELYSARNLACGDVEGRINALFNRVNAIQKKSGQFDLLLCVGDFFGNTPEAESEWEAYKSGAKKAPIHTYILGAASQETVKYFPNSDGCELAENITCLGRRGIFTGASGLQIAYVSGRESQQEPAPSHCFTRKDISALAAPMLSNSKFRGVDILLTSQWPRGVWQYGNNPEIDTKYCGVSTVADLGDKLKPRYHFAGLEGVHYERLPYRNHVVLQENAQHVSRFIALAKVNNPAKKKYLYAFNIVPMKTMDPAELVKQPQDVTENPYRKPTKDGKKDRPPPSLTVTEEEPASQFFFDLGQKKPHHQQHQHGRKRQSDGDRPNQPKQPRRPPQPTGPCWFCLASPEVEKHLVISIGTHCYMALAKGGLTPYHVLLLPIGHYQSVVDMASEVVEEMEKYKIAVKKFCKSRGQRCVLFERNYRSQHLQLQVVPVPMEKCSTEDIKEAFMTQAEEQQMELMEIPAHKDLKQIAPPGTPYFYVELDTGEKLFYRIKKNFPLQFGREVLASEVVLNIPMRADWRECKCTKEEEEDQAKQVRSDFVPFDFALDD
- the klhl42 gene encoding kelch-like protein 42, which translates into the protein MHDLRKACMKFMSCYYHPMLRRPEFRMLPAALRDQIRDMRMKGTATLVAIGDFTDTCLDLANQDEPWSMLRYSELEQRWKPLANNLPPDMINVRGYGSAVLDNYLFIVGGYRMTSQEISVAHCYNPCKNEWNHVAPLNQKRSNFKLLAVSGKLYAVGGHCLGTVECYSPEQDWWTCVASLPDPLAEFSACECQGMIYVMGGYTSRDRNTSVLRYCPTSDTWSVFHSCSAHVRKQQMLSVEDTIYLVGGYTHELEPAEMGRRRLNQTEDMLTVQSYNVQTGELLQLKENTSKSGLNLTCTLHNDGIYIMSRDVSLPTSLEHRVFLKYNIFSDAWEAFRRFPALGQNMLLCSLYLPNVL